The Aminipila terrae nucleotide sequence CTTGGCTTTATAAAAGCCAATTGTACATTTTCCTAGATTCTCAATGATTCCGCCCTTTCTTGTGATGATTCCACCAGTACTGATTGGCATCTGACCCTTATTTCGGTATGCATAGGGTTCATCCATGCCCACTATAGAATTCAATTCAGGGCTTTCCAAACCTCCAAGTCTTATAAGTTTTTCTCGTACCTGTTTCTCTTTTACTGCAAGCTGGCCCTGATAACTCATCCCTGCATAAGTACATCCCCCGCACTCCTCTGCGTATGGGCACTCTTTGTCTATCCTGTAAGGGGACGGTTCCACAATCTCCTTTGTCACAGCAAAAGCATAATTCTTTTTTATCTTCGTGATTTCAGCAAGAACGGTGTCTCCTGGAATGGCTCCTTTTACAAATACAGCCATGCCGTCAATTCGACCAATTCCCTGTCCTTCATTACTCATATCGTCAATCTGCAATTGACATTTTTGTCCTTTTTCCATCATTATTCCTCATCATTTCTAATGTTATATTTGTATTTTACAGCTTTAAATCTAAATCCTGCAACCATTGGTTTTATTTATTCATCGTAAATTAACATTACACAATTAAATTCGACATCACTTAACTTTTTATGCACTAATCGTCCAGTTTCACCTCAGTCCTACAAATCCTCCGATAATCGTTCAAATAGTGCCGGATTCACTTTCTTCAATCTGACAGGTTTTAATTCCGGCGAAGTGATTGCATGCTTGGTTGTTCCTGTTACCAGTAATTCACCTGTCTCTTTTCTAAAAATCTCATAAGCCATGACCACTGTTGCTGCCCCTAATTCTTTAACCCAGGATTTAATTAATAATACATCATCATACTTTCCCGGAGATTTGTATATACAGTTTACTGCTGCAACAGGTAACCAGATGCCCTCTTTCTCCATTCTGGAATAAGGGTATCCAATCTGTCTTAGGAATTCATTTCTTCCAGCTTCAAACCATTTTATATAATTTGTATGATAAACAATGCCCATAGCATCTGTGTCTGCATATATTACTCTTATCTCAGTTTCATATTTTTTCATTTTTTTCCTCCCAAATATCAGTTAATTATACCATAGAAATGGTTTCCCGCCCATTAAATATATTTCAGACTTCTTTGTGAATATAAGTTTATAATCCTTTTCGCCAGTAGCATTCCTCCATGGATGTTCAAAAACCGTAGGTTTACATATATTCACATAATATAATCTATGTAAACAACATTATAGTAACATAATTTCCTGTTATTTCACTTCATTATTTTATTATCATGACTTTCTTAAAATAGTATGTACATTATTTTCCTGTTATCTGTTATATTTCCCACATTTCTACCGACGTAATAAATATGTGTGTAATTTATTACGTAAGGGGGAAAGGAAATGAAAATTGAATCCAGTATGATTACTATGAATTCGACACGGGAATATGAAGCCGTGGAATTTACCCAGATTAAATCAGAGGAGCGGAAGTGGGTTCCTGAAAAGCCAGCCGCTAGCCAGGATAAAGTCAGTGCTGAAGACAGTTTATCCCGATTTTTAAACGAAACAAAACGACTTTTGGCGGATGATAACGCACCACTTCAGATTAAACCAACCTCTGCCAGCCAAAATCCAGCTGCATCTGTAAAATCAAAACCTGACTTGTCAGTTGGGTCCACTCAGGACAGCTCATTTCCCATGACAGATTTGGAAGATTACAGATTGACTATACTGAAAAAAATGCTGGAATTGCTATCCAATGTTAAACATAATGATGATTTTTATTATAGTGGCCTGACTGAAAGTTCAAGAAGGACACTGGATAGTCTGTCTACAGGGTATAGTGCCCCACCAGTTCTGGGTGAAATCCGAACGGCAACTTCTGCGGGAACCTGGGTAAGAAATGTAAATGCCACTCATTTTCTGTCAGAAAAGGAAAGTACGGTTTTTTCATCTGTCGGAATCGCCAAGACTCAGGATGGACGTGAACTAAGTTTCGGCATTGACATGGAAATGTCCAGAAGCTTCATGAAGTATACCGATATAAAATGGTCCGAACAGGTTATTATGACGGATCCCCTTGTCATCAATCTGGGCAACAATCCGGCCAGCCTGAGCAACCAGAAATTTAGCTTTGATATAGACAGTGATGGAAAAAAAGACAATATTTCTTATCTGAGTAAAGGCAGTGGTTATCTTGCCTTAGATAAAAATGGAGATGGGAAGATAAACAACGGAAGTGAATTGTTTGGAACCCAGACTGGAAATGGATTTGAAGAGCTGTCTTCCTATGATACAGACAAAAATGGCTGGATAGATGAAAACGATGACATATATAACAAGTTGAAAGTCTGGATAAAAGAAGAAGACGGTACGGATAAACTGATTAACCTGAAATCAGCTGATATAGGAGCCATTTACCTTGGCAGCAGTCAAACAGATTTTACTC carries:
- a CDS encoding acyl-CoA thioesterase; protein product: MKKYETEIRVIYADTDAMGIVYHTNYIKWFEAGRNEFLRQIGYPYSRMEKEGIWLPVAAVNCIYKSPGKYDDVLLIKSWVKELGAATVVMAYEIFRKETGELLVTGTTKHAITSPELKPVRLKKVNPALFERLSEDL